The DNA sequence TCAGTTATTTAGCACCGCTAAATATAGTCATGCTGTATTTACTTGGCGTGGTCTTTGTTGCGCTCCAGTATGGACGAATGAGTGCGAGTATTGCTGCTATTCTTAATGTAGCCAGCTTTGACTTCTTCTTTATCGCCCCTCATTTTTCCTTCGCTGTCAGCGATGTTCAGTATTTACTTACTTTTGCTGTGATGCTGCTAGTTGGATTATTGATCGGCCAACTTACCGCCTGGGCCCGGTATCAGGCTAGAGTTGCCCGTTACCGGGAAGAACGAGCTAGGCATTTATTTGAAATGGCAAAAGAATTGAGTTCTGCGTTAACAGCAGAAGACATAGCCCACATTTCAGCGCATTTTTTAAACCGCAGTTTTCGGGCTAATTCGATGCTATTGCTCCCTGACGATCAAAAAATTCTTCATTGTGTTGGGAAAAAACCGTTACAAGTTGATCACGCTATTGCCCAATGGTGTTTCGACCATAATGCCCATGCAGGTATGGGTACGGATACATTACCAGCGGCTGCTCAACGGTATGTTCCTTTAATCACACCATTACAAACGTTAGGTGTATTGATGTTAGAACCAGCCAATTTAAGGCTGCTCATGATCCCGGAACAACAAAGACTGCTTGATACTTATGCCTTATTAATTTCAGTGGCTTTAGAGCGTCTTAAATTCGCTCGTGTTGCTGAAACTGCAAAATTACAAAGTGAAACAGAGAGACTGCGGAATGCTTTACTGGCCGCTTTATCGCATGATTTACGAACGCCACTAACAGTGTTATTCGCTCAGGCGGAGATACTAATGCAATCCTTGGCACTTGAACAGTCACCTCATATTCAACAAGCCAATGCAATAAGAACTCAAGTCTTAGGAACGACCAGATTAGTAAATAATCTACTTGATATGGCACGACTTGAATCTGAAGGAGTACATCTTCGGAAAGAATGGCAATCGTTGCAGGAAATAGCCGGAAGTGCTCTGGCAACGCTGAATATCCCTCTGACTGGACATCCTTTAAACATCAATATTCCTCCTGATTTACCTTTGTTGCATTGCGATGGTGTATTGATTGAGCGCGTATTGGTCAATCTTTTAGAAAATGGCTGCAAATATGCGGGTGACGGAATAACAATAGGAATTGATGTAACTGAATCCAAAGATTTCCTTCAAGTTACTGTGTGGAATTTAGGACCGGAGTTGCCCGTAGGAAAAGAGAAATTAATCTTTGAAAAATTTGCACGAGGAGAAAAGGAATCCAGTATTCCCGGCATCGGGTTAGGGCTTGCTATTTGCCGGGCTATAGTTGAAACGCACGGAGGAAAAATCTGGGCTGAAAATCGTGTTGGCGGTGGTGTTAACTTCCACTTTACATTACCACTACAGCCTTTACCCGAATTAGAACCTGAGCTGGTGAACAATAATGAATGATTATACGGCCAATATTTTAATCATTGAAGATGAGCAGCAAATTCGTCGATATCTTGGTGCGGCGTTATTGTCGGATGGGTTCAAAGTATTTGAGGCTGATACATTGCAACGAGGACTGATAGAGGCTGCAACACGAAAACCAGATCTCGTTATTCTGGATTTAGGATTGCCTGATGGTGATGGTAATCAATTTATTGAAGAAATCCGGCAGTGGAGCCAAATTCCTATTATTATTCTTTCAGCCCGTAGTGATGAACGCGATAAAGTTAAAGCATTAAATAATGGCGCAGATGATTATCTGGTCAAGCCATTTGGTATTGCCGAACTACTTGCTAGGGTCAGAGCAAATTTACGTCGTAGAAATGCAGATCGAGAAAATGAAACGCCCATAATTTGTTTTGGCAATATTAAAATTGATCGAGTGAATAGACAGGTGTTTCGTAATGGTAATGAGATCCATTTAACAAAACTGGAATATCGTTTATTAATGACGCTGCTCTCTCAACCCGGTCGAGTTTTTACTCACAGACAATTGTTAAATACTGTTTGGGGTGCTGCATATATTGAACAAACTCAGTATATAAGAATTTATATGGGGCATCTGAGGCAAAAATTGGAGCAAGATGCGACGCGTCCTCGTTACTTACAAACAGAAACAGGCATTGGTTATCGATTGGTAATTGATTAAATAGTTTTATTTTTTTAGGGTGGTGAGCTTACTCTATATGGCTATGATTATTGCATCTCAAGCGGTTATTTCCGGTACATTATATAAGATTTTCAATCGTCTGACCGAGGCGTAACTGTTCTCTAACTTTCAGAATGACATCTTCCATCGCCTCCAGCTTGTTTAGATTTGCTTGTTCTCTCGGGTTAGTGTGGATTATTTTTTTGATCCCGCCATTCTGAATAACAATCCGTTGTTTACCGCGCAGAGCGAGTAATGGATCGTGAGTAGAGATAAATACAATTTTATCTTCAGAAACCAGAAGATCTAACGCACGTTTCCGGTCTACGCCGGCATTTTCAATCTCATCGATCAATACAATCGGTGCAGCCCCGAGTAATGAATTCACTGGAGGTTGATTGAACTGCGTAAGGCAGATCCAATACTTTTTTACTACCTAACGGTCCGAGGTTAGCGTTCGTGACGCGATATCCCTGAGCTGCTTTTCCTGTATTAATGGGTTTCTTTTTCTGACCGGTGACCTGAACAGGAGGTAATTCTTTCAGGTTCAGAGTTGAGCTATCCGCTGCTGTTGCCGGTAAACCAATGGCGATGAGTGATGAGCATAAAACTGACAGGCAAAATTCATATTTCATTGATTTCATATGGCAATCCTTTGTCTTTATCTGAACGAACGTGATGAAGCTCACATTACTCATTCCAAAAGATGTGCCATAAAATTAACGTTTTTGTTAACGATTAACATGTTGAAAAATAAGGATAAAATTCAATATATTCCGGTAATGTTCAAAAGGGTAAGAAATAAGCGGTTTTCGTTTTTACATCCGGGAACTAAAAAAGAGTAAAAGTTCCCACCTGAACAATTACTCTTTTTTGTTTATCCCTGGAAACTGCACAACAAGACAGCAGATGCTTTAAATGCTGCGCAGGCATCTTGTCCTTCCTGAAGTTGCATCGTCTGCACACTCTCAGTGGTTACTACGGCACAAACGGTTTTATTACCCGGCAGGCTGATTACGACCTCAGAATTGATAGGTCCGCGGAAAATATTGCTGATAGTTCCCCATAGCTGATTACGGGTAGAGAGTTTGAGTTGACGGTCAGTGACCAGCATTACCGAAGAGGACTTAATGAGTGCATAAAGTTCCTCTCCGGGGAAAATATCTAATCGTTCAGCAGATTCACGCGTGATCACAGCGATCAGTTGTGTGTTTTCATCCAAATCCAGAGTGACCTCAAATTCAACCGGACCAGACCGAACAGCGACGACAGTGCCCATAAACTGATTGCGCGCACTGCTGCGCATTGAGATTCGTCGTAGCAGGCGCCGGAAACGAGGGGCATCATATTGCTCACAACCGCCTTGTGATTCCCCGCAGCAAGGTTTTTCCTTCTGCAATTGTAACTGAATTTGCGATAACGCTTGTCGATATTCAGCTTGTAACGCGCGGTATAAAGCGACCGTTTGTTTACCATAAGGTGTGAGTTGTGTACCGCCACCATTTTTCCCTCCGGTAACACGGATCACCAAAGGCTGCTCAGCCAGATTATTCATATCGTCCAGCGAATCCCAGGCGGAGCGGTAAGAGATAGCGATAGATTTAGCCGCTTGCGTCAGTGAGCCCAGTCGGTCAATTGCTTCCAATAATTGAATCCGGATATCGCCGAGTGAAGGCCCCACCTCTGTACATAATTTTAATTCGCCCAATAAAGAGCCCGTTGTAAAAAGTGCATTTTTGGACATCCGTGACCTCTCGATATGTATATTTCTATACAGCGTAAAGGCAAAAAACATACCAAAACATGCAATAAAAGACTCTTTTGCGGCTTTTTTTTAAAAACCCAGCTTTTCATGGGGTTTATTGAACAGAAACGCTGTTTTTTTGATGCCAAATGAATGTGAGTATTGTCACATTTGTCAGTATTCACGCACTGTTATGCAACAAAACGTACAGCGGTGGCGATGATTTTTCGATTAAAAGAAATAGCACGAAAAACCAATCTTATTCATTATTTATTTTATATTTCAGTTGGTTATGTTTTATTGCTTTTGGTTTTAACTCATTTTTACCCTATTCAAACCGATGTGCTATCCATTCCGGCAGGCTTTGTGCTTATTTATGCATAACGATAAGTGAAATGCGCCAAGGAGTGCCTATGTTGTCATTACGTAAAAATCAGATCACTGTTGCTTTATTGCTGTTAACGCCATACCTCTCTTTTGCTGATGAAGTAAAAGTTGCGGTCGCTGCCAACTTCGCGCAACCACTCGAAGAAATTGGTCAATCATTTCAGAAAGACACCGGTCATACCTTATTGATCTCTTCAGGGGCTACCGGCAAGTTATTTACCCAAATTCAGAATGGTGCGCCATTTGAAGTGATGGTGAGTGCTGACAGCAAAACACCTAAAAAGCTGGTGAAGGCCGAACTGGCGCTGGCAGATACGCAATTCACCTATGCCAAAGGTAAATTGGTGTTGTGGTCTGCCGATGCCAATACCGTTGATAGTAAAGGCGAAGTGCTGAAAACGGATAAATATGCCCATCTGGCTGTCGGTAACCCTAAAACCGCACCTTACGGAACGGCTGCTTATGAAGTGCTGGAAAAACTGGGGTTGATGGCCACTGTGAGTACCAAACTGGTTCAGGGTGAAAACATTACTCAGGTGAAACAATTTGTGGATACCGGTAATGCTGAGCTCGGTTTTGTTGCAACTTCTCAGGTTTACAAAGACGGCAAGCTGGTTAAAGGTTCTGCCTGGGAAGTGCCGCTCGATATGTACAGTCCGCTGACACAAGATGCGGTGTTACTGAAGAAGGGTGAAGATAATCCTGCCGCTGTTGAACTGCTGAATTATCTGAAAGGTGACAAGGCAAAAGCGATTATTCATAGCTACGGCTATATTGACTAATCCCGGCTAATTTCGGGTGGTGTTGAAAGCAAATGAAGCTTTCAACTTTAAAGGATTAAACCAATAACAAGATTAACGAAATCAGGAGATTTCTATGGCTATCAGCGCTCGTAATGTGTTTGCAGGAACAGTAAGTGAAATTCGTGAAGGCGCAGTGAATGCTGAAGTCTCTCTGGCGGTCACTGGTGGTGATGTGATTGTAGCTACCGTGACCTTAGACAGTCTGAAAGCACTGGGTTTAGCGGTTGGTACTGCAGCTACTGCATTTGTGAAAGCCCCATCAATCATGCTGGTCACTGGCAATGATTCTGTTCGTTTCAGTGCGCGTAACCACCTGAAAGGTTCCGTAACTGAAGTGAAAACTGGCGCAGTAAACAGCGAAGTCGTTGTTAAACTGGCTGGTGGCAGTGAAGTCAAAGCCATCGTGACTAATGACGCGGTTACTGATCTGGCTCTGAGCGTTGGTTCAGCAGCGGGTGTATTGTTTAAAGCTGGCAGCGTAATTCTGGGTGTTTCTGCCTAATCGTTCTGCTTATAAACCATCTGTCATCAGACAGGTGGTTTTTCCCGATATGACTCACCAAAGTGTACCTTTCTGTCACATTTCCGTGAAAAAACGTACATTCCTGACAAGATCTATCCGGCAAAAAGACAATAAATACATATAAATCAATTTGTTGGATAATAATTGATTCGCTGTGCTATGGGCCTGTTTCTTGCGTTAACCGTTGTGCATATATTTATACAGGGGTTAACTATGACAGAGCACACTTTGCCAAAAAAAGAACAACTATTTCCAACCCCGGAATATCAGAAACAACAAAAAGCACAGGCATGTAAATCACGTAAAGCGCATTCTCATCATACAGTCAGCCATATTATTACCGACTCATCCGCGATGAAGCGTTTAATGGAAATGGTACATCAGATTGCACCCACTCGTTCAGCCGTGTTACTGCGTGGTGAGCCGGGCAGTGGTAAAGACGTGATAGCCCGTGCCATTCATGCTTTTTCTCAAAACAGTCATGGTCCATTCGTTAAGGTTTGCTGTGAACACATCAGTGATGAACAACTGATGCTTGATCTGTTTGGCTGTGATGCTGATTTTGTGGCCGGGTCCTCTCAGCCTCGTGCCGGCCGGATCGCGCAAGCAGCAACAGGTACGCTATTTTTAAGCGAAATAGGTCATTTTTCTCTAACCATGCAAGCGCGTTTATTACGGATTTTGCAGGAACAAAAATATGAACCTCTGGGCGGCGGCGTCACACAATCCAGCAATATCCGGGTGGTGTGTGCCTCGGAGAAAGATCTTGAAGAATTAGTCCTGCAAGGGAATTTTCTGCCAGAACTCTATTACCGGATCCATATCGCTTCTATTGCTTTACCTGCACTTCGTGATCGTAAAGAAGATCTTCCGGCTCTGGTTGCTTATTTTTTTGAACGTTATCAACGCGAAAACGGTCGCTCAATTTCAATATCAAATGATGCCATGCAACATCTCTACACCTGTGACTGGCCCGGAAATGTGCGGGATCTGGAAAACTGTCTGGAACATGCCGCTATTCTGACTAAATCCGATGTTATTCAACAATTGCCTTGTGCAAACGGGTTATGCGTTCGCAAGCAGCTCAGACAGAAGATGCAAAAAACGCATGATCTGATGAAAGAGGGGATTATCACCGTTGGCCCTGTATTAGGTGAGCAGGCAAAAGACTCGGAACGTAGCCGTCTGGTCATGGCACTGGAGAAATGTGGCTGGGTAAAAGCCAAAGCTGCCCGACATCTGGGGATTACGCCCCGGCAGTTAGGTTATGCTCTTCAGAAATTACAAATTGAAGTGAAGAAATATTGATCCCGCTTGCTTACTAATTTGGTATTTCCCCTGTCCAGCAATGAACAGGGGAATCTTTATACCCGGGATGGCTTACAGGGTTATTGTCTGCCGCCACCGCCTTTGGTGGACAAAGTGAGTGTAGCAATCGAGCGTCGCCGGTCGTGAATGGTGAACGGCTCAGGTTCAGAGGTTAAATCAGAGGGAGAAGATCACTATCTGAAACTCAATATTAATATTGCATATGCCAATAAATGCTATATATATAGCATATGCTAATTAATAGTGGAGGTTAATTATGATAGTCTGGTTGCGCAGTATTACCCAAGCTCGTCTTGCCTGGGTTCTGCTTGGGGTGTCTGCCGTATTTCTGGAAGTATGTGCCTTATTGTTTCAGCATGGCCTGGGGTTACGCCCTTGTCTGATGTGTATTTATGAACGTATTGCCGTAATCGGTCTTATCGTGTCTTCGGTGGTTGCCTTGATAGATCCCAGCAAAAGAATATGGCGCTGGAGCGGGTTAATCATGTGGGGACTCTGTATTTACCGTGGTTTGCAGCTTTCTTTAAGGCATGTTGATTATCTTTTGCATCCATCTCCATTTAACACCTGTTCATTATTTCCTGATTTTCCCTCCTGGTTGCCTTTGGATGTCTGGTTTCCCTGGTGGTTTAAGCCATTAGCTGAATGTTCAGAAAGACAATGGAGTATGCTGGGTTGGGAGTTACCACAATGGTTAGTATTGATTTTCAGTCTTTACCTGCTCGTCTGGCTCATGGTTATTACAGCTAATTTGCTGACACACAGATATCTGACTGATTGAACTATGCTTGTTTTGAACTGTGGTTTCCTGTTCAATATCGGCAAATAATTTTATTGCATATGCTATTTATATGGATTATATATAGCATATGCCACATAGGAGATATCATGGGACGTCCTAAGATCCCTCGTAATATTTGTGGTAAACCAGCAGATAGCTGTTTTAAACCGAATGGTATTCCAATGAGTGAACTGGAGCGGGTTGAATTGGCTCCTGACGAATTTGAGGCATTACGGTTAGTCGATTTGCAGGGAATGTTGCAACAGGATGCTGCCGTTGTAATGGGCGTATCACGCCAGACATTGGCCAATCTTGTTAAAGCAGCCCGGTGTAAAGTGGTTGATTGTTTAGCGCATGGCAAGGCATTGATGATGCATTATTCGGATTAGATGTCTTGTCATATCTGCGCTTTTGGAATTTCGTATGACTATCAATAAATTGAAAAGCGCAGGGCTCAAAATTACGAATCAAAGAGTGATTGTTCTTAATTATCTGTTCAACACTCAAGAGCGTCACCTTAGTGCGGAAGATATATTCAGAGATCTTCGACTGAATGGCGAAGATGTAGGGCAAGCTACGGTTTATCGTGTACTGAATCAACTTGAAGAAGCAGGGATGCTCGAGCGACACTACTTTGATGGTAGTAAAGCCTATTATGAGTTGAGTTCAAATTCTCATCATGATCATCTGGTTTGTTTACACTGCGGTAAAATTATTGAATTTTTTGATCCATTCATCGAGCAAAGACAACAGGAAATTGCTGAACAGTACGACATGAAATTAAGTCATCATAACCTTTACATGTTTGGATACTGTTTGAATCCGGATTGTCATCGGGATATATAAGACATCCCAACCCTTCATGTTATAACCTATTGTTTCATATAGATTTAATCTATTGTTGCCATGTCGTTTTTCTTACGCGCGCAGAGTTTTTATATCAGTAAATATCTTCACATTTCTCAATTTTAAAT is a window from the Tolumonas auensis DSM 9187 genome containing:
- a CDS encoding DUF134 domain-containing protein, giving the protein MGRPKIPRNICGKPADSCFKPNGIPMSELERVELAPDEFEALRLVDLQGMLQQDAAVVMGVSRQTLANLVKAARCKVVDCLAHGKALMMHYSD
- the kdpD gene encoding two-component system sensor histidine kinase KdpD yields the protein MPLDNDDQRPDPDELLAEVRSPRGRLKIFFGACAGVGKTYAMLQEAKRLRAEGLDVLVGVVETHGRSETAALLEGLTPLPLKQVHYRKHTFHEFDIDGALSRAPALVLVDELAHSNMPGSRHPKRWQDVEELLAAGIDVLTTLNVQHLESLNDIVGSITGIRVRETVPDRLYEEADEIVLVDLPPDDLRRRLDEGKVYLPQQAERAIEHFFRKENLIALRELALRCTADRVDDQMQAYRHSGEPVWHTRDAILVCIGPGSGNEKLVRVAARLASRLGCVWHAVYVETPRLHRLPEQERRSILSTLHFAQELGAETSTLPAQDEADAILYYAREHNLGKILIGRHQKKPWYRWGQSRFAHRLGTKGPDLDLLIVSLTDTEHAASTLLPADIRHKDEKWQREATGIGAALLSCIVITFLSTILVSYLAPLNIVMLYLLGVVFVALQYGRMSASIAAILNVASFDFFFIAPHFSFAVSDVQYLLTFAVMLLVGLLIGQLTAWARYQARVARYREERARHLFEMAKELSSALTAEDIAHISAHFLNRSFRANSMLLLPDDQKILHCVGKKPLQVDHAIAQWCFDHNAHAGMGTDTLPAAAQRYVPLITPLQTLGVLMLEPANLRLLMIPEQQRLLDTYALLISVALERLKFARVAETAKLQSETERLRNALLAALSHDLRTPLTVLFAQAEILMQSLALEQSPHIQQANAIRTQVLGTTRLVNNLLDMARLESEGVHLRKEWQSLQEIAGSALATLNIPLTGHPLNINIPPDLPLLHCDGVLIERVLVNLLENGCKYAGDGITIGIDVTESKDFLQVTVWNLGPELPVGKEKLIFEKFARGEKESSIPGIGLGLAICRAIVETHGGKIWAENRVGGGVNFHFTLPLQPLPELEPELVNNNE
- a CDS encoding TOBE domain-containing protein, which gives rise to MEAIDRLGSLTQAAKSIAISYRSAWDSLDDMNNLAEQPLVIRVTGGKNGGGTQLTPYGKQTVALYRALQAEYRQALSQIQLQLQKEKPCCGESQGGCEQYDAPRFRRLLRRISMRSSARNQFMGTVVAVRSGPVEFEVTLDLDENTQLIAVITRESAERLDIFPGEELYALIKSSSVMLVTDRQLKLSTRNQLWGTISNIFRGPINSEVVISLPGNKTVCAVVTTESVQTMQLQEGQDACAAFKASAVLLCSFQG
- a CDS encoding TOBE domain-containing protein; the protein is MAISARNVFAGTVSEIREGAVNAEVSLAVTGGDVIVATVTLDSLKALGLAVGTAATAFVKAPSIMLVTGNDSVRFSARNHLKGSVTEVKTGAVNSEVVVKLAGGSEVKAIVTNDAVTDLALSVGSAAGVLFKAGSVILGVSA
- the modA gene encoding molybdate ABC transporter substrate-binding protein, which gives rise to MLSLRKNQITVALLLLTPYLSFADEVKVAVAANFAQPLEEIGQSFQKDTGHTLLISSGATGKLFTQIQNGAPFEVMVSADSKTPKKLVKAELALADTQFTYAKGKLVLWSADANTVDSKGEVLKTDKYAHLAVGNPKTAPYGTAAYEVLEKLGLMATVSTKLVQGENITQVKQFVDTGNAELGFVATSQVYKDGKLVKGSAWEVPLDMYSPLTQDAVLLKKGEDNPAAVELLNYLKGDKAKAIIHSYGYID
- the dsbB gene encoding disulfide bond formation protein DsbB, whose product is MIVWLRSITQARLAWVLLGVSAVFLEVCALLFQHGLGLRPCLMCIYERIAVIGLIVSSVVALIDPSKRIWRWSGLIMWGLCIYRGLQLSLRHVDYLLHPSPFNTCSLFPDFPSWLPLDVWFPWWFKPLAECSERQWSMLGWELPQWLVLIFSLYLLVWLMVITANLLTHRYLTD
- the fur gene encoding ferric iron uptake transcriptional regulator; this encodes MTINKLKSAGLKITNQRVIVLNYLFNTQERHLSAEDIFRDLRLNGEDVGQATVYRVLNQLEEAGMLERHYFDGSKAYYELSSNSHHDHLVCLHCGKIIEFFDPFIEQRQQEIAEQYDMKLSHHNLYMFGYCLNPDCHRDI
- the kdpE gene encoding two-component system response regulator KdpE: MNDYTANILIIEDEQQIRRYLGAALLSDGFKVFEADTLQRGLIEAATRKPDLVILDLGLPDGDGNQFIEEIRQWSQIPIIILSARSDERDKVKALNNGADDYLVKPFGIAELLARVRANLRRRNADRENETPIICFGNIKIDRVNRQVFRNGNEIHLTKLEYRLLMTLLSQPGRVFTHRQLLNTVWGAAYIEQTQYIRIYMGHLRQKLEQDATRPRYLQTETGIGYRLVID
- a CDS encoding sigma-54-dependent Fis family transcriptional regulator — translated: MTEHTLPKKEQLFPTPEYQKQQKAQACKSRKAHSHHTVSHIITDSSAMKRLMEMVHQIAPTRSAVLLRGEPGSGKDVIARAIHAFSQNSHGPFVKVCCEHISDEQLMLDLFGCDADFVAGSSQPRAGRIAQAATGTLFLSEIGHFSLTMQARLLRILQEQKYEPLGGGVTQSSNIRVVCASEKDLEELVLQGNFLPELYYRIHIASIALPALRDRKEDLPALVAYFFERYQRENGRSISISNDAMQHLYTCDWPGNVRDLENCLEHAAILTKSDVIQQLPCANGLCVRKQLRQKMQKTHDLMKEGIITVGPVLGEQAKDSERSRLVMALEKCGWVKAKAARHLGITPRQLGYALQKLQIEVKKY